The sequence TTTTTGAAAGGAGAGATTTATTTGCTTTAACGGTGAATGGGGATTCTATGGTTGATGCTCATATTGCAGATGGAGATGTAGTTCTAATGGAGCCAGTTCTAGAGCCATTGAGGCTGAAGAATGGAACTGTAGTTAGTGCAATGGTTCCAGGCAGTGGAACAACTCTAAAATATTTTCATCGAAATGGAGCCTTGATAAGGCTCGAGGCTGCTAATGCTTTGTATGAACCCATTGAACTTGAGGCAGAGCAAGTTCAAATTCAAGGAAAACTTTTAGCTGTTTGGCGCCAAGCTTAAGCTTGTTTGGCCGGAAAAAGAATTAACTCAAAAGATCAATTTTTCTTGATTAGTTCTTTCTATATAGTAATATTTACCAAATTATGAAGAGAACTTTTTCGGGGGATGAATTCTAATCAAAAGTTTTCTTTAAATGATGGAGTAGTTGATCCAATCTTAGAAGATGAAATTGACCTTAAAAAACTCTTTGATTCTTTATATAGAAATAAAAGATTAATAGCAATATTTAGTTTATTTGGTGTTTTGCTTAGTGGTCTAATTGCATTTAGAACAAAAAAAGTTTGGCAGGGAGAATTTCAAATTGTACTTGAAAGTGGAAAAGGAAAAGCAGCCCTATCAATTAATCCAAAGATTGCAAATTGGGCAGGCTTAAGCCCTAATAATGATGCATTGGAAACTGAAGTTGGAATCCTCAAAAGCCCTTCGGTATTAATGAATATCTTTCAATTTGTAAAAGCTCAAAAATCGTTGAAAAATGAACCAATTGAAGAATTAAGGTTTAGGGAATGGGAAAATAAAAATTTAGATATTCAACTTGAACAAGGAACTTCAATATTGAACCTTGCTTATAGAGATACTGATAAGGACCTTGTCCTGCCAGTTTTAAATAGAATCTCTACTACTTATCAAGATTATTCAGGCAGGAAGAGGATGAGAAGCATTGAGTTGGGTGAAGAATATTTCAAAGAGCAAATTGCAATATTTAAGAGTAGGAGCATTGAATCAGCAAAAGTAGCACAACAATTTGCAATCGATCAAGATTTAACTGTCCTCCAAGGTGAAGCAGAAATTGATAAAGAAATATCAAACTTTATAAATATCGAAGGTATTAGAGTAAAAGCAGCAAATCAAATTAGATTTATCGATCAACAGCTTGAACAGATTCAGGACTTGAAAGGCCCATCTGATCAAATAATGTATGCAGCTTCAACAATACCTGCCATTACAGAACTTTCAGATCGGTTAAAGGCAATTGATTCTCGTTTGGCAAAGTTACGAGTAATTTATAAAGAAAAGGATACAAGTATTCAAAACTTACTGAAAGAAAGAATCTTTCTTATTGACTTGCTCAAGAGACAAGTTAAAGGGTTCCTGCTTGCGAAAAAGGCAGATGCCCAAGCACGCTTGAAGGCCGCAGAACGACCAGAAGGAGTATTGATTAAATATAGGCAGCTTATAAGTGTTGAGGCTAAAGATAAATCGACTCTTAATACCCTAGAGAATCAATATAGGGCTCTTTTGCTTGAGAAGGCTCGCAGTGAAGATCCTTGGGAACTAATAACAAAACCAACATTGCTTCCTAATCCAGTCGCGCCAAGTAATAAAAGAATATTAGCGTTTGGTTTCTTAGGTGGGATTTTTGCAGGGAGTGGTGTGGCACTGATCAATGACAGAAGAAAAGATATTATTTATTCAATGACTCAAATGGAGTCATTAGTCAGATGGCCTTTGCTTTCTGTGCTGCCGGTTGGTAAAAAGCAATTTTGGGTAGAGTCCTTGGAATTAGTAGTGGCCTCTTGTCCATTCTCAAATGCTGAGGGAAGCATTGCTTTGATTTCAGTTGGGGAGATTGCTGATTCAGTACTTACACAACTTGATGAATCCTTAAGGCAATCTTCACTGGTTCGTCAATATAAAATTACTAAGGACTTGAGAGAAGCGACGAAGTGTTCCAATTTGGTTGTCGTTACTGCATTGGGAATTACCAGGAATCAAGAACTTATTGAGACTAGAAAAAAGCTTTTATTGCAAAAAACGCCAGTTTTAGGACTGCTAGTTCTAAGTGATATTATTTTGAATACATAAAACGATAAATAAACATAAATTAATTCCAACTACTACAGAAACATCTATTTTTAATTATTCAGACTCACATGAACATCCAAAAAATCAAAATCTTAGGACTTCAGTTCTTATTGCTTAATCAAATGCTTTTGGTTGATTTATATAAACCCAAGCAAATTTCGGCAGCTGAGAACACTAATCAGCCATCATCAGACTACATAAAACAGATACCTGATAGCAGTTATTATATCTTAGGGCCAGGAGATGTTCTCAGTTTAAAGGTGGCCGAAGAGGCAACTAATCTAAATAAAATATTCAATATCAACGGTGAAGGGATTGCTAATCTTCAACGATTGAACAGGATTTATGCTTCTGGTTTGACGATAGGTGAATTAACTGAGATCTTAAATAAGGAATATTCAGCCTATGTCAATGAACCTGATGTGCAGCTATTAATGGTTCGATATAGACCAGTCAAAGTTTATATTGATGGTGAAGTTGAAGAACCTGGCTTGTATGTATTAAAAGGAGAATCTAGTCCATTCGAACTTCTAGAAGAAGAAGAAGAAGAAGATGCTGATGATGATAAATGGAGGCAATTTTCAGACATTATTAGTGTAAAAACAAAGGGACTATCCACTTTAGATAGAAGTGTATTTTTCCCTACCCTTATTGATGCAATTAGAAAAAGTGGTGGAATTACAATGTATTCAGACTTGACAAATATAAAAGTAACTAGGATTAACAGTATTTCAGAGGGCAGTGGAAGAATAGGAACCAAGGTTAATCTTATAGAGACTCTTGATTTAAAAGATAATTCACAAAACTTACGCCTTTTGGATGGCGATACAATTTTTGTTTCTAAGAGCAATAAACCAATACTATCGCAGATTTCTAAAGCCATTAAATCTAATCTAAATCCAAAGTTTATTGATGTATATTTAGGTGGAAGAGTTGAAAAACCAGGAGTTGTAACTGTTAGTAAAGTCGCTTCTTTAACAGAAGCTATAGAAATAGGTGGAGGAGCAAAGGTGTTGAAAGGACCAGTGACTTTTCTGAGATATAACAGTGATGGAAAAATTGATCGCAGGAAATTTGGATTAAGAGCTTCAGC comes from Prochlorococcus sp. MIT 1307 and encodes:
- a CDS encoding polysaccharide biosynthesis/export family protein, whose product is MNIQKIKILGLQFLLLNQMLLVDLYKPKQISAAENTNQPSSDYIKQIPDSSYYILGPGDVLSLKVAEEATNLNKIFNINGEGIANLQRLNRIYASGLTIGELTEILNKEYSAYVNEPDVQLLMVRYRPVKVYIDGEVEEPGLYVLKGESSPFELLEEEEEEDADDDKWRQFSDIISVKTKGLSTLDRSVFFPTLIDAIRKSGGITMYSDLTNIKVTRINSISEGSGRIGTKVNLIETLDLKDNSQNLRLLDGDTIFVSKSNKPILSQISKAIKSNLNPKFIDVYLGGRVEKPGVVTVSKVASLTEAIEIGGGAKVLKGPVTFLRYNSDGKIDRRKFGLRASAPRGSYKNPFLRDGDVIYIGKSLLNVTTEVVTEITAPLQGLVSAYGFYKILTDE
- a CDS encoding GumC family protein; translated protein: MNSNQKFSLNDGVVDPILEDEIDLKKLFDSLYRNKRLIAIFSLFGVLLSGLIAFRTKKVWQGEFQIVLESGKGKAALSINPKIANWAGLSPNNDALETEVGILKSPSVLMNIFQFVKAQKSLKNEPIEELRFREWENKNLDIQLEQGTSILNLAYRDTDKDLVLPVLNRISTTYQDYSGRKRMRSIELGEEYFKEQIAIFKSRSIESAKVAQQFAIDQDLTVLQGEAEIDKEISNFINIEGIRVKAANQIRFIDQQLEQIQDLKGPSDQIMYAASTIPAITELSDRLKAIDSRLAKLRVIYKEKDTSIQNLLKERIFLIDLLKRQVKGFLLAKKADAQARLKAAERPEGVLIKYRQLISVEAKDKSTLNTLENQYRALLLEKARSEDPWELITKPTLLPNPVAPSNKRILAFGFLGGIFAGSGVALINDRRKDIIYSMTQMESLVRWPLLSVLPVGKKQFWVESLELVVASCPFSNAEGSIALISVGEIADSVLTQLDESLRQSSLVRQYKITKDLREATKCSNLVVVTALGITRNQELIETRKKLLLQKTPVLGLLVLSDIILNT